The nucleotide sequence CGGAGATGAGAAAGATAGGGTTGTTGTTCGCGAAGACGGCAGGCCCACCTATCTCGCCTCGGATATCGCCTACCACCACCTGAAATTCAATCGCGGCTTCGATCAATGCATCAACATCTGGGGGGCGGATCACCATGGCTATCTTCCCAGGGTGAGAGCTTCACTGGAAATGCTTGAACACGATCCCGAGCGCCTAAAGGTGCTCTTCGTGCAATTCGTCAGCCTTCGAAGGGGAGGTGAGCCCGTCCAGATGAGCACCCGCGCGGGCCAGTTCGAGGAACTCTCCAAGGTGGTCGAGGAGGTGGGTGTCGATGCGGCCCGCTTTTTCTTCATGTTGCGAAGCCCCGACAGTGCGCTCGAATTCGATCTGGATCTTGCGATGGAACAATCAAGCGAGAATCCCGTTTTCTATGTGCAATACGCGCACGCCCGGACATGCAGCCTATTTCACCAGGCTACCGAGCGGGGCATCACGTTCAACACTGAGGGAGGAATTACACCCGGGGGGCTGAGTCTTCCCGAGGAGCATGTCTTGGCCAAGACGTTGCTTGAGTGGCCCGAAATTGTCGAGGTGGCGGCCAGGAGACTCGAGCCCCACCGCATTTCTTTTTATCTGCTCTCGCTGGCTAAGGATTTTCACGCCTACTACAACCGCCACCGGGTACTTGAGCAAGCACCCGAGGTCACGATGGCACGGCTATATCTCATCCGCTGCATGCAGATTGTCCTCAAAAATGGACTTGCCCTCCTGGGCGTCTCTGCGCCCGACAAAATGTAGGTGGGTGGAATAAATTTTCGGATGATGTAGGATTGGTGTTAATGGGTTGAGGCGTAACCCTAGTCTTTTTAGTAGATTGTGTTGTCTCCATCCGCCCGATGGATTTCATCCCCGATGCCCTGGTTTAGTAAATCCTCATCAAACGGCTCCCAGCAAATACGATTCTCGTTCTCAAGGCAACAATTCGCGCTTTTCATCGGTGGCGCTTTTATCCTGTTGACGATTTCTTTCAGTATGGGTTTTTTCGTGGCCGACAGGCAGGCGGGAGTCGATGACAAAACGGCATTCGCAAGCTCAAGCACTTCCGGCTCGCCTACCATCGAAGCTGAGGCGACCGTAAAAATAGCGCCAAAACTTGATTCTGGAACGAAAACCGCCCGGGCTGGCACATCCAGGGCAGACGTATCTAACGTTATCAAGCCGAGTTTCTATAAAGAGCTACTGGATAAAAATGAGCCTTCACCAGAGAAGCTAGCTCCCCTGAAGCTTCCAACTGCACCTATGACAACGGTGCCGAAAAAAGTCCAGAAATTACCGAAGCCCGTACCACTTAAAAATACCTCTGTTGGCAAAACGGCTAACACTCCAAAGTCTGTGGTAGCGCCTCGCCCTCCGAGGGTAGCCGCTAGGCCGCGCTACACCATTCAGGTTGTTTCGGTGAAGGAGCCGGCCTACGCCCTCAAGATTCACAAAAAGCTCAGAGAAAAGGGGTTTGCCGTATTTATCCAGCGCGTTGACCTCAAGGCTAAAGGTGTCTGGCTTCGAATTCGCGTAGGTAAATTTTCGGACAAAAAAGCTGCGGCTCAGGTCCTTCGCGCCCTTCATGCCAAGACCACGGTTCGGGGTGGGCAGATTGTCCCGCTGTAGCCATCTGTGCTCGAATTGAATGGATTTAGACCAGCGAATCCCGTATAAAACCCCTCCCTTGACACTGCCGGGGGGCGTTTTTATTATGCACCGGCTCGTAACCCGATAGCAGAGGATTTTCAATGGTTTCGCGAAGATTTCCACCATGGCTCGTCAAGCGGCTTCCCGCACCGAGCAAAGCGCATGACGTAAAGACCCTGATGCGCAGGAAAAGCCTATTCACGGTTTGCGAGGAGGCGCGTTGCCCCAACCTGTTTGAGTGTTTTGAGCAGGGGACGGCGACCTTCATGATTGGCGGCGATATTTGCACGCGAACTTGTGGTTATTGCGCGGTGGAAAAAGGCGAGCCTGCCCCACTGGACACGGACGAGCCTCGGCACGTTGGCGAGGCGGCTGCGAGCCTCAATTTGCATCATGTGGTTGTCACCATGGTGAACCGAGACGATCTGCTCGACGGTGCGGCCTCTCATGTCGTCGAGACCATTGGGGCGATTCGCGAAAATCTATCCAAGGCGACAGTCGAAGTTTTGGTGTCTGATTTTATGGGAAATTACGGGGCAGTCGAAACGGTAGTGAATGCCAGGCCGGATGTGTTTAATCACAACATCGAAACCGTTCATCGCTTGTTCAAGAAAACGCGCCCCCGGGGTGATTATGAGCGCTCCCTTCGGGTAATTGGCATGGCGCGGGAGATTGATCCCACAATGACCACAAAAAGTGGGGTAATGGTCGGCATGGGAGAGACCGAAGAGGATGTAATGGCGCTAATGGAAGATCTGCGAGCGCCTGAGGTAGATTGTCAGATCATGACTATCGGTCAGTATTTGCAGCCCCGTAAAAAAGCTATCCCGGTTGCCGAATATATTCATCCCGACACCTTTGAGCGTTATCGTGTCGCAGGGCAGGAGAAGGGATTTGCACATGTATTTGCAGGGCCCTTCGTTAGAAGCTCCTATAACGCCCGCGAGGCGATGCTGGCGGGCCAGGGCGCGAGCGGCGGCGAGAATGGGGCAGGAGACCCCGAGGGCCGCTCATTCATGACGGAAGACATGTCGGGCCAAAACGTGGCCGTCGGTATGCTCCCGATATATCCCTGAAGGCGAAAGAGAATGCACGAATTTCAAAGAATCACTCGCCTGCCGCCTTATGTGTTCGCGGCCGTGGACGAGCTTAAACTAGCCGCCCGCCACCGGGGGGAGGATGTCATCGACTTCGGGATGGGAAATCCCGATCTTGCCACCCCTCCGCATATCGTCGAAAAACTAGTCGAGGCAGCCTCGAACCCTCGAAACCATCGCTACAGCGCCTCGCGAGGCATCACCAAGCTCAGAAAGGCTATCTCCGACTGGTATGGCCGCCGTTTCGATGTTGATATCGACCACGACAGGGAGGCCATCGTCTCCATTGGCGCCAAGGAGGGGATATCCCACCTCTGCCTCGCCATCACGAACCCGGGCGATCTCGTCATGGTGCCGAGTCCGACCTATCCGATTCACACTTACGCCATCGTATTGGCAAACGGAAACGTGGTTCATGTGCCCCTCGCGCAGGGAGATGATTTTTTTGACAACCTGATTGAGGTAATGGGTCCGATATGGCCCAAACCCAAAATTTTGATCCTGAGCTTTCCGCACAATCCGACGACCGTGTGTGTCGATCTCGATTTTTTTGAAAAGGTGGTGGCTTTTGCCAAAGAGCACAACCTGATCGTCATACATGATTTTGCTTATGCCGATCTAGGTTTCGACGGTTATCAACCACCCAGCATGCTTGAGGTGCCCGGCGCCAAGGATGTGGGTGTCGAGCTTTTCTCGCTATCAAAAAGCTATTCGATGCCCGGCTGGCGCATCGGATTTGTCGTAGGAAATCCCGAAATCATCGCCGCCCTTCGCCGGATCAAAAGCTATCTCGACTACGGCGCCTTCCAGCCAATTCAGATAGCCTCGATAATCGCCCTGAATGGTCCGCAGGATTGCGTTGAAGACATGCGGGCAACCTACCAGAACCGCCGGGACGTTCTATGCGACGGACTCGCAAGAATCGGCTGGAATGTTCAGAAGCCCAAAGGAACCATGTTCGTTTGGGCAGAGATTCCCGATCAATTCAAGGAAATGGGCTCGCTCAACTTCGCAACCCATCTGCTTAAAGAAACCAACGTGGCCGTTGCTCCAGGCATGGGGTTCGGTGAGCTTGGTGACACGCACGTCCGCTTTGCGCTGGTAGAAAACGAGCATAGAATCCGCCAGGCAATGAGGAACCTTCGCCCTGTGTTTCGCACTAACTCCTCGGACTTGCCTTCGGATTAGGCATATCTTCAACCTTTGATAGAGAAATCATGGAAAAAATAAAAATTGGCATCTTGGGCCTTGGAACTGTGGGCACCGGTGTTGTTCATCTACTTGAGGAGCAACGCGATTTGATAACGAGGCGGCTTGGCGTGGAAGTGTCCGTCACCCGTATCGCCGACAGGAGTGCGGCCCGCAAAAGCGCCAAAGGCGTGGCGCCCGAGAATTTGAACACCGATGCCGAGGGGCTGATTGACGATCCCGAAATCGATATCGTCGCCGAACTCATTGGCGGCACAGACGACGCCCGCACCCACATTCTTCGGGCTCTGGGCAATGGGAAGCCCGTGGTTACCGCGAACAAGGCTGTGCTCGCAGTGCATGGAGAGGAAATTTTTGCGCTGGCAGAAAAAGCCGGTTGCCCGCTCGGATATGAAGCTTCCGTCGCCGGCGGCATTCCTATCGTACGTAA is from Nitrospinaceae bacterium and encodes:
- a CDS encoding aminotransferase class I/II-fold pyridoxal phosphate-dependent enzyme; translated protein: MHEFQRITRLPPYVFAAVDELKLAARHRGEDVIDFGMGNPDLATPPHIVEKLVEAASNPRNHRYSASRGITKLRKAISDWYGRRFDVDIDHDREAIVSIGAKEGISHLCLAITNPGDLVMVPSPTYPIHTYAIVLANGNVVHVPLAQGDDFFDNLIEVMGPIWPKPKILILSFPHNPTTVCVDLDFFEKVVAFAKEHNLIVIHDFAYADLGFDGYQPPSMLEVPGAKDVGVELFSLSKSYSMPGWRIGFVVGNPEIIAALRRIKSYLDYGAFQPIQIASIIALNGPQDCVEDMRATYQNRRDVLCDGLARIGWNVQKPKGTMFVWAEIPDQFKEMGSLNFATHLLKETNVAVAPGMGFGELGDTHVRFALVENEHRIRQAMRNLRPVFRTNSSDLPSD
- the lipA gene encoding lipoyl synthase translates to MVSRRFPPWLVKRLPAPSKAHDVKTLMRRKSLFTVCEEARCPNLFECFEQGTATFMIGGDICTRTCGYCAVEKGEPAPLDTDEPRHVGEAAASLNLHHVVVTMVNRDDLLDGAASHVVETIGAIRENLSKATVEVLVSDFMGNYGAVETVVNARPDVFNHNIETVHRLFKKTRPRGDYERSLRVIGMAREIDPTMTTKSGVMVGMGETEEDVMALMEDLRAPEVDCQIMTIGQYLQPRKKAIPVAEYIHPDTFERYRVAGQEKGFAHVFAGPFVRSSYNAREAMLAGQGASGGENGAGDPEGRSFMTEDMSGQNVAVGMLPIYP